One segment of Thermodesulfobacteriota bacterium DNA contains the following:
- the metK gene encoding methionine adenosyltransferase, producing MSMSRFLFTSESVTEGHPDKIADQISDSILDAIIAQDTKGRVACETMVTTGIAIIAGEITTSCYVDIPQIVRETIREIGYNDSSMGFDWETCAVITSIDQQSPDIALGVNSSNGKEQGAGDQGLMFGYACDETPEFMPMPISYAHKLTKRLAQVRKEGVVDFLRPDGKSQVTIEYIDDRPIRIDTVVISSQHTPDVKYQLLKEGIIEEVIKKVIPEDLLDEKTKYYINPTGRFVVGGPQGDCGLTGRKIIVDTYGGQGSHGGGSFSGKDPSKVDRSASYMARYIAKNLVAAGLARRCEVQLAYAIGIAEPVSVMINTNGTAVISPDKIAEIVTEHFSLKPAGIIESLDLLRPIYKKTACYGHFGRMNPDFTWEKTDKVDILKKAAGI from the coding sequence ATGTCAATGAGCAGATTTTTATTTACTTCAGAATCAGTAACAGAGGGGCATCCTGATAAGATAGCCGATCAAATCTCTGATTCTATTTTGGATGCAATTATTGCTCAGGACACTAAAGGGCGGGTTGCTTGCGAAACCATGGTTACAACGGGAATAGCAATAATAGCAGGAGAGATTACCACTTCTTGTTACGTGGATATACCTCAGATAGTCAGGGAGACGATCAGAGAGATTGGGTATAACGATTCATCCATGGGTTTTGACTGGGAAACATGCGCTGTAATTACCTCTATTGATCAGCAGTCGCCCGATATAGCCCTTGGAGTAAATTCATCCAATGGAAAAGAACAGGGGGCTGGTGATCAGGGTTTGATGTTTGGTTATGCCTGCGATGAAACCCCTGAGTTTATGCCCATGCCCATATCCTATGCCCATAAACTAACCAAGAGATTGGCTCAGGTTAGAAAAGAAGGGGTAGTTGACTTTCTAAGACCAGACGGAAAATCTCAGGTCACTATCGAGTATATAGATGATAGACCTATACGGATCGATACAGTAGTTATCTCTTCTCAGCATACTCCGGACGTGAAATACCAATTATTGAAGGAAGGCATAATCGAAGAGGTCATAAAAAAGGTTATCCCAGAAGATCTCTTAGATGAAAAGACCAAGTATTACATTAATCCGACAGGAAGATTTGTTGTTGGTGGTCCTCAAGGCGACTGTGGTTTGACCGGCAGAAAGATAATCGTTGACACCTATGGTGGACAGGGAAGCCATGGGGGCGGATCCTTTTCTGGGAAGGACCCTTCTAAAGTCGACAGAAGTGCCTCATACATGGCCCGTTACATAGCTAAGAATCTGGTAGCAGCAGGGCTGGCAAGAAGATGCGAAGTCCAACTGGCTTATGCAATTGGTATAGCGGAGCCCGTTTCAGTGATGATAAATACCAATGGTACAGCTGTTATATCACCTGACAAAATTGCTGAGATAGTGACGGAGCATTTTTCTTTGAAGCCTGCAGGGATAATAGAAAGCCTGGATTTATTAAGACCCATATATAAAAAAACCGCATGTTATGGCCACTTTGGAAGGATGAACCCTGATTTTACATGGGAAAAGACCGACAAGGTTGACATACTGAAAAAGGCTGCTGGTATATGA